One window from the genome of Haloprofundus halobius encodes:
- a CDS encoding DUF1059 domain-containing protein has product MSYGYACAVGDCEFDTSAATEDEVVDDALRHNDDHHPDLDVGESRIREDIETR; this is encoded by the coding sequence GGATACGCCTGCGCCGTCGGCGACTGCGAGTTCGATACGTCTGCGGCAACCGAAGACGAGGTTGTCGACGACGCGCTGAGACACAACGACGACCACCACCCCGACCTCGACGTCGGCGAGTCGAGAATCAGAGAGGATATCGAGACGAGGTAG
- the thiL gene encoding thiamine-phosphate kinase, translating to MDERTALRTLAAELPAAGDDAAVVDGLVVTTDMLHETTDFPAGTTRYTAGWRSVGASLSDVAAMGAETVAAVAAYAAPTFDEDELSAFVRGAREVCELVGAEYVGGDLDTHDEFTTATTAIGRTDDPVLRSGATPGDLLCVTGTLGRSAAALRYFERGDSERGNDLFRFEPRVAAGVELADYATAMMDSSDGLARSVHQLAEASDCGFALDSSAVPVDSAVDDVTDDDGEYWKSALHFGEDFELVFALPESALERTASVSPTPITRIGRVTESSAGVTLDGESLPDRGYTHSA from the coding sequence ATGGACGAGCGGACGGCGTTGCGAACGTTGGCGGCGGAGCTCCCGGCGGCCGGCGACGACGCGGCGGTCGTCGACGGACTGGTCGTGACGACCGACATGCTCCACGAAACGACGGACTTCCCGGCCGGAACGACGCGCTACACCGCCGGGTGGCGGTCGGTCGGCGCGTCGCTGTCGGACGTCGCCGCGATGGGCGCAGAGACCGTGGCGGCCGTCGCCGCGTACGCCGCGCCCACGTTCGACGAAGACGAACTGAGTGCGTTCGTCCGCGGTGCCCGAGAGGTCTGCGAACTCGTCGGTGCCGAGTACGTCGGTGGCGACCTCGACACGCACGACGAATTCACGACGGCGACGACGGCCATCGGCCGAACCGACGACCCGGTGCTCCGGTCCGGTGCGACTCCGGGCGACCTGCTCTGCGTCACCGGGACGCTCGGGCGGTCGGCGGCCGCGCTTCGCTACTTCGAACGCGGCGATAGCGAACGCGGCAACGACCTCTTCCGGTTCGAGCCGCGAGTCGCTGCGGGCGTGGAACTCGCCGACTACGCGACGGCGATGATGGACTCCAGCGACGGCCTCGCGCGTTCGGTCCACCAACTCGCGGAGGCGAGCGACTGCGGGTTCGCGCTCGACTCCTCGGCGGTTCCGGTCGACTCCGCAGTCGACGACGTGACCGACGACGACGGGGAGTACTGGAAGTCCGCACTCCACTTCGGGGAGGACTTCGAGTTGGTGTTCGCGCTCCCCGAGTCGGCGCTCGAACGCACAGCGTCGGTGTCACCGACGCCGATTACCCGTATCGGACGCGTCACCGAGTCGAGCGCGGGCGTAACACTCGACGGCGAGTCGCTTCCCGACCGCGGCTACACTCACTCGGCGTAG
- a CDS encoding DNA-binding protein, which yields MSGNSDDDRLDELREERLQELQEQADGQQQQQGNEEAQQAAEERAQAQKDALLRQYLTDGARQRLNAVQMSKPDFAEQVEQQLVALAQSGRIQSKIDEQRMKQLLKELQPDKKRFNIRRR from the coding sequence ATGAGCGGGAACTCCGACGACGACCGGCTCGACGAACTCCGTGAAGAGCGACTTCAGGAGCTACAGGAACAGGCCGACGGCCAACAGCAGCAGCAGGGCAACGAGGAGGCCCAGCAGGCGGCAGAGGAGCGCGCTCAGGCGCAGAAAGACGCGTTGCTGCGTCAGTACCTCACCGACGGCGCGCGCCAGCGACTCAACGCGGTCCAGATGAGCAAACCCGACTTCGCCGAACAGGTCGAACAACAGCTCGTCGCGCTCGCCCAGAGCGGACGCATCCAGTCGAAGATAGACGAACAGCGGATGAAACAGCTGTTGAAGGAACTCCAGCCCGACAAGAAGCGCTTCAACATCCGCCGTCGCTGA
- a CDS encoding 30S ribosomal protein S19e: protein MVTLYDVPADDLIQEVADRLEDRIEQPDWIQFAKTGSNRELPPQNDDFWFVRAASVLRKLATKGPFGVERLAVEYGGRKRGSTRYRVAKAHTGTGSKKIIRVILQQLEAEELVESAGGDGRRISDEGRAFLDDAAASAFESLDRPELERYA, encoded by the coding sequence ATGGTAACCCTCTATGACGTTCCGGCGGACGACCTCATCCAGGAGGTCGCCGACCGACTCGAGGACCGCATCGAACAGCCCGACTGGATCCAGTTCGCGAAAACCGGGTCGAACCGCGAACTGCCGCCCCAGAACGACGACTTCTGGTTCGTCCGCGCCGCCAGCGTACTTCGCAAACTCGCGACGAAGGGTCCGTTCGGCGTCGAGCGCCTCGCCGTCGAGTACGGCGGCCGTAAGCGCGGGTCGACGCGCTACCGCGTCGCGAAAGCCCACACGGGAACCGGCAGCAAGAAGATTATCCGTGTCATCCTCCAGCAGCTCGAAGCGGAGGAGCTCGTCGAGAGCGCTGGAGGCGACGGCCGCCGCATCAGCGACGAGGGTCGCGCCTTCCTCGACGACGCCGCCGCCTCGGCCTTCGAGTCGCTCGACCGTCCGGAACTCGAACGCTACGCGTAG
- a CDS encoding DUF7411 family protein: protein MELALLYSGGKDSTLAALTLDSFYDVRLVTAHFGFTDDWTHAKKAAETLGYPFETVELDDDIAADAVERMHADGYPRNGIQKVHEAALEAVAGLGYDAIADGTRRDDRVPTISRAQAQSLEDRYDVDYLAPLSGFGRRAVDRIVDETLDIEVGPSETVPKADYEGELRQLLAETHGSDAVGHVFPEHEQTYVRGLLD, encoded by the coding sequence ATGGAACTGGCCCTCCTGTACAGCGGCGGGAAGGATTCGACGCTCGCCGCGCTCACGCTCGATTCGTTCTACGACGTGCGCCTCGTGACCGCGCACTTCGGTTTCACCGACGACTGGACACACGCGAAGAAAGCCGCCGAGACGCTCGGCTACCCGTTCGAGACGGTCGAACTCGACGACGACATCGCCGCCGACGCCGTCGAGCGGATGCACGCCGACGGCTACCCACGAAACGGCATCCAGAAGGTTCACGAAGCCGCGTTAGAAGCCGTTGCGGGACTCGGCTACGACGCTATCGCCGACGGGACGCGGCGCGACGACCGCGTGCCGACCATTTCGCGGGCGCAAGCACAGAGCCTCGAAGACCGCTACGACGTCGACTATCTCGCGCCGCTGTCGGGGTTCGGTCGCCGTGCGGTCGACCGCATCGTCGACGAGACGCTCGACATCGAGGTCGGCCCGAGCGAGACGGTTCCGAAGGCCGACTACGAGGGTGAACTGCGGCAGTTGCTCGCCGAGACCCACGGGTCCGACGCGGTCGGACACGTCTTCCCGGAACACGAGCAGACGTACGTCCGCGGACTGCTCGACTGA
- a CDS encoding lysylphosphatidylglycerol synthase transmembrane domain-containing protein: MARENLRATLLGFAGALVVFAVLFSLIGVGDLVYQLQSADPRFVALVIVATLGWLFAWGLALRTVLSVLGVELSAVKSFLVFSGAMFSNNITPFGQAGGEPVTALLISQSSDAEYETGLAAIASVDTLNFVPSITLALVGAVYFATETTLGQSLELAVIGVVVLATAVPGLVYVGWQRRYQLEHKAVSVLTPVIRRVAEFVPRVSKPTAESIEGRISRFFAAIERVATNPRGLVLAVSLSAAGWLAQMLGLWFAFHAVGTPVSPAILLFVVPIGAIAGVTPLPGGAGGIESVLLVLLLAATGPAVTQSAILAAIVIYRGAVYWLPTLIGGVVVSVLGLNNT; encoded by the coding sequence ATGGCCAGAGAGAACCTCCGAGCCACTCTGCTCGGCTTCGCCGGCGCGTTGGTGGTGTTCGCGGTTCTCTTCTCGCTCATCGGCGTCGGCGACCTCGTCTACCAGCTACAGAGCGCCGACCCGCGATTCGTCGCGCTCGTTATCGTCGCGACGCTCGGGTGGTTGTTCGCCTGGGGGCTGGCGCTTCGGACCGTCCTCTCAGTTCTCGGCGTCGAACTCTCGGCCGTGAAGTCGTTTCTCGTCTTCTCGGGCGCGATGTTCTCGAACAACATCACGCCGTTCGGGCAGGCGGGCGGCGAACCGGTGACGGCGCTTCTCATCTCGCAGAGTTCGGACGCCGAGTACGAGACGGGTCTCGCCGCCATCGCCAGCGTCGACACGCTCAACTTCGTCCCCTCGATAACGCTGGCGCTCGTCGGCGCGGTGTACTTCGCGACGGAGACGACGCTCGGACAGAGCCTCGAACTGGCGGTCATCGGCGTCGTCGTGCTCGCCACGGCAGTTCCCGGCCTCGTCTACGTCGGGTGGCAGCGACGGTATCAACTCGAACACAAAGCCGTCAGCGTGCTCACGCCCGTCATCCGACGCGTCGCGGAGTTCGTCCCGCGCGTCTCGAAACCGACCGCAGAGAGCATCGAGGGGCGGATCAGTCGATTCTTCGCCGCCATCGAACGCGTCGCAACGAACCCGCGCGGACTGGTACTGGCTGTCTCGCTGTCGGCGGCCGGGTGGCTCGCACAGATGCTCGGCCTTTGGTTCGCCTTCCACGCCGTTGGAACGCCGGTTTCGCCGGCGATTCTGCTGTTCGTCGTCCCCATCGGCGCTATCGCCGGCGTGACGCCGCTACCCGGCGGCGCGGGCGGTATCGAGAGCGTCCTGCTCGTGTTGTTGCTGGCGGCGACGGGTCCTGCCGTCACGCAGTCGGCGATTCTGGCGGCCATCGTCATCTATCGCGGGGCGGTGTACTGGCTGCCGACGCTCATCGGCGGCGTCGTCGTCAGCGTCTTGGGTCTCAACAACACCTGA